A window of the Rhodoferax sp. GW822-FHT02A01 genome harbors these coding sequences:
- a CDS encoding rhodanese-like domain-containing protein: MKFILDNWMLISLAMVSGGLLLWPVLQGAATAGLSPAGAVLLVNREKAVVVDVSEPGEFAAGHLGSAKNIPLGELENKLVATVKNKTLPLILVCQTGARSGRAVAIAKKLGYEQAQSLGGGLTAWKGANLPIEKA, translated from the coding sequence GTGAAATTTATTCTCGATAACTGGATGTTGATCTCCCTGGCGATGGTCTCCGGCGGCCTGCTTTTGTGGCCGGTGCTGCAAGGTGCGGCCACAGCGGGTCTGAGCCCGGCAGGTGCCGTATTGCTGGTCAACCGTGAAAAGGCGGTGGTTGTTGACGTGTCGGAACCCGGTGAATTTGCCGCAGGTCACTTGGGCAGCGCCAAGAATATTCCCTTGGGTGAACTGGAGAACAAGCTGGTGGCCACCGTGAAAAACAAGACGCTACCCCTGATCCTGGTATGCCAGACCGGTGCGCGCTCGGGCCGGGCTGTAGCCATTGCCAAGAAGCTGGGCTATGAGCAGGCCCAGAGCCTGGGTGGCGGTCTGACCGCGTGGAAGGGCGCCAACTTGCCCATTGAAAAAGCCTGA